The sequence ACGGAAGACGACAGTAAACAGAAGTCGTTGTGTAAAACATCGCGAGATTTTCTGACATGAGCGAGACTATGGATTAAGGATAATGCCACCAAAATAATCTCCTGTTAATCGAACAATGAATTAATGCAATCGCAGTTGAAGTATGGCGTTGTAGATCCCACAGAATTACACGATCTGATAGATGTGATACTATGGTATGAAAGATATTCAATTAAAAGCTTTACTAAAAACTTAAGTATTAATGTTTCGTTTGAAAAAGATGCCAACACTCCCAGCTGCTCACAGGTCATCTGGAAAACTGTTCCACAGGCAAGGACCATAAAAATTTAAAGATGCTTTTCGATAGGTTTTAGGAACAAATAATGTCCTGAGGGCCCTGAGAGTCTCGTAAAATAAAAGCAAGTCTGATAAATACTTATgactaattacattttttaaattaataacttaataatgtaataaaagtattacttatttaaattagtttttcgTGAATGTTTGACGTGAATATTCATGCAGGTTTAACGACTTCGTAGGGCTGAGCTGTATGTAACCAGACTATGCAGTATTAATTACAAAGTTCGATAAGAACCACAATAAGAATTTGGTACATATAATCAGAGAATTATTAAAAGTTATTCTTAAATTTACAAATGCACAAAATAGACATATTcgttagaaagaaagaaaaataaatcattcaaaCAGACTTTCCCGACCGCTTCTCTGCGCCTTTAAGGGTCGTCCTGACCGACTATGTTCTTAAAAGCAGAGTCAATGACTGAACGGGTTTCTTTTTGTAATGTATGTAATAATCTTAGAGTAACTTATTACTTAAATATGAAGATACATGGCAATAATACGTTGGAAATACATTGTGgaaaaatttaaacataaaaattacaCCTAGGGAGTGGTAAATTGTTTCCGTTCTACCGACTCGAACCTCGTGGTCAAAACAGCAGGATCGTCTGAGACAGCCCACGAATGGAAATTTCCAGAGGCTTCTTAAAAGCTGATGCTGTTGCAATGCAACGTTCATTCCAGTGACGACGACGGAGAAGACTCGACGAAGAAGCGACGACCTCTTTATGTTCGAAATAATTAGttcaaaattaaactattttgatTATATATAGCTGTATTACCAAAATTATCGTCTTGTTATACATCTTTAGAAGCGATATTCGCAAACAGTCGTATTTATCGACGTTTTCAAGAGTTTGACGCTACAGTTTACCTGGTAAGCACTGCTAGCTAGCATTAAGCGTTTTTGCCGATGTAgaattcttttattcttttagattTCTTAATTAAAGTTTCAGATTTTATATTAGGTagttttaatcttatttaatgATGCTTTTAATTCACTGGGTTGGATTTGATGATTAAGAAGACAATGTGTAGGCGTTAGCCTTGCATTAgcctggctgttttttttttaaacccagaaCCCTCTGGAACAAACCGGTCAGCTAGCGGTTATGCAACGGTGCTATGCTCGCTAGAGGTAGTACTGGGGCAGGGTCAACGATGGTTATGTAATATTTTCCCATCCCTTTCACTTATCCATTGTAACTGACGATAATCAATTAAACATCTCCTTTTTAATTTCAGGCTGCGACAGACAGTTAAATAATGGCCAAACGACCGGACTCCGAAATGGCCCAGGCTCGTCAGACCGACGGCCTCAACGTGATCTTTGACCAGGAAAGTCCCAGCTCAGCTCGCTCCCGCTCACGATCGACAAGCGGCAGTGGTAGCAGTAGCAGCCGCTCTGGCCATTACAGGGGAGGCCGCAGGGGACGTCACAggtcttcatcctcttcatcttcccACACATCATCGAGTAGCACGTCTTCATCTCGCACCAGATCCCGCTCTCGTCCTCGCTGCCACAGACGCTCCTCCCGTTGTGGCTGTGTGGATCACGGCAGATATTCTCGTGGCCATCGCCGTTCTCCACCACGCCGCTACAGGGCACATTCTCGCTCCTATAGCCGCTCAGCCTCGCGGGACAGGTACACCCGTCATGGCAGATCTTACAGGTCTCGCTCCAGGTCCCGTTCAAGGTCTTCTGGCCGCTGGAGTAGGTACAGGAGACCCATGAGCCATTTCAGAAGCACATTCTCTCGATCCCCTTCCAGAGCCTACAGGGGGCGGTCAAGATCCAGATCTCCTGGACACTCTGTTAGTTTGAGTGTGAATGGTAAGTTAGTGTGTTCAATTAGACTTACAGACTTTTCATTCTAGAGTAAGGCAATCAATAAAATGTTCTCAATCTGTTGttcagaaaaaaggaaactcCTTGAAGCTGCTAAGGTCAATGCTATGAACATCATGGGAGTGGAGAAGTTGGAACTTCCTGAAAGTGTGAAGCCAATCCTATCGGAGCAGTCAGAGTCCAGGCGGTTGTCACCAGAGCCAATCAATGGGGTGAGACAAGGCTCTAAAAAGACTAAGCCACAGGTAAGTGTCAGAGTGTTGCCTGTCAGGGGAACATTGCACATGCAGAAGATAAGGATCATGATTTCTAAGTCAAGACAAAAGAGTAGTTTGTCCCTTTTTGCATTAGATATAAACTCAGGTGACATCAATGCACACACCATTAATTTTTCCTGAGTCATAGCGAGATATTTTTCCTGAACCTTTTTTAATGCATGGTTCCTGAaatcctttctttatttttttaaatcctttttgttaaaaaaaaaaaaaaaaagttgaaaaactcagttgtctgctgtgtttttttttttcttttttttttttggggttgGTCTCTGTGTTGAATTTCCTGTCTTGTGTTAACCCTTGGACCCATGAGGGAATACACATACTCTCTGTATTTATTCCTGTCTTCATAGATAACATGACAGTGGTCTCCTTCACTCATCGGcacctgggattaaaaggctgtCATGTGACTTGGGTGACAACAAAATTTGTTTGCGTGAAAGGTTATCTGATGACTCTTGTAATGTCTTAATGTTATGAGTTTAGGGGTTAAGAAAATACAGATTCTCACACATAACCATGATGTACACATCTCACACATCTGCTAAATGCACACATAGATACATTGATGCACAAATTTCAGACTGTTACTAACTTTGATAATAGAAAAGTAGAATTTTGACATTACAAATGTATGTATGCTTGCAGATGAAATGGGTTATTGTTATTTAGCAGAGTTCTCCACTTGCTGATGGAGCGCAGGCGTGTGGACTGCATTATAGTGACTATTCCTGTCAAGAGAACTAAAAACTGAAGAACTCCACTCCATATGCCAAAGATAAGTTGGTACAAAGATGTGTGCTAAGGGGCTGGGGAACCTGCGTCATCATCATTCTACCACTGTTGACAGAGAAGACATCCTTTTTACTTCtgatatatttgatttattttacatcttgTTTTATTCAGCTTCAAGGTCTGAAGTATTTTAGTTGTTAGGAGGGCTGCATGAAGGCTGCAGTTTGAACTTAACCTTTTTATGTATTAGAAATTCTTAGTATCAGTAATGGAACTTGAAATCCGGATATCAACTTCATACAGTTAAAGCAATCTGCCATGTTTTTCACTCATTATTGACTAatctgtctttcttctttttaaattaggACACAGAGGAAGATCCTGAGGAGTCCAGCCCAAAGAGGTCTCCAAGAGGAAAAATTGCGTTCAGCATTAATGTAAGTTAATTACAGATCATCCTATCAAAAGCATATGTTTCAGTGAAACGTGAagtaatatactttttttttttttttttttaattctctacCTAGAATTCTGTAGCCAAACCAACAGTGGTGGGTCCATCTTCTGCTAAGGTAACTCCCAGAGTGGACAGCTATGAAAGCAGGAAGCCCTACGGCCACTGGATTCCTATCGGTTCTGGTCAAACCTCCAGTGCATGCAAACGCACATAAACAGTGTCACATTAGTGTGGCAGGGTACATGGACAGTGTAAATAATGTACAtaatttgtacataaaatgtacATGATTCCATGGTCATTTTCtttcagatgttaaaagatttgGGAAGGAGTGAAGAATTCTTTCAGGTGGGGTTATTTCCTTCTCTTTTGtgcattgtgtttatttatagtGTTAATAAAGTGATTTTTGTGAAGAAATggattgttttgtgtgtgtgtatgtgtggtgttatttatttatttttttttcttccctcccCTCAATAGTCTTAAAACTAGGTCATTAAAGGCCTGTCAACTAGTTCTAAGGATGCAAAAGACATGATCAAAATGTCTTGAAGTTAAGACTTAAGAACTTCCATATACTACATAGAATCAAACTGTTTGTTCAGGGCATGtttgaaaaagtttaaatgtcaaccaaagttataaaataaattaaaaatctagattaaaaataactttaaaggtaggtaggtttaaaaaaaaaaaaatgaaacatgaaaacaaaaatgaaaagtgacTATGGGGAAGGATGGATATGTGGATTTGTGCAGCAACAATGAGTAGGAGATATTTCCACAGTCACCACTTGATGTCAGCATCTTCTTGGCCATGATCTCAATGAACAATGTACCATCAAAggctggcttttttttttttttttaaagacttccAACAGTTGGTCCAGCTTCTGGCCTTACTGTTAAACTTGAGAGACAAATACTTCAACTGATAAGCCATACTGCAACACTTTGATGTAAATGTAggggcctgttccagaaagtGGGTTAACTTGCAGCTGTTAACCCTGAAACTCAGGGTTTTCCCTTGTGAAAAAAAAGCAGGGTAAGTCCCACTCTGAGTCTGGTATGGTAACTGAAGTGAACCTCCTCACTGTCAGGAGGTTCACCATGTGGAAACCCAGTTtctttgtgggtgtgtgtatatatatatacacacacataaggTGAGAAAGCATATACTGtgaattaaaacagcatttcttGGGGGTTTCAATCACTAGCTATAGAAATAGCCACTGAATTTTCCTGAACCAATGAgtgtaaaacctaaaaaaaaaaaaagtacaatcaTGGCCTAGTATAATACATTAACTTTCAAAAAGTTGTCTTTATACCACATCTTTAGCTTCCTCTGTTTTTCCCAGTGGGATTGAAcctacataaaacaaaaaaatgctctAGCCACCAATATTTTAACCCACCTGCTGCAGTTTTAATGAAGTTAAATATTCAGTCAGTGGACAAGTGGATTCCAACTTTCACAATGACTCAGcaaagcagcagttttcttcCATGATGCTTTTCTCTTAGCACCAGCAATGTTCCCTTTACTTCTTCATATTGCTATATGCTTCAATAAGAACCTCTTGCTCCACTCAGGTAAAATAACTAGCTTTTTGtcagtggttgccatggtgaattaATCTATCAGTGCTTAATTGATTGTGGCTTTTTGTTGTGGTTCCCAACTCTGGATAAAGATACTAAAAAGTTGATTGAATCAACTCACAGCAGTTGTTCTGCAACTAAAGACTCGGTAAGTTAACCCTGAGTTTCTTTTAGGCTCAACTGAGTCATTTCTCAGTGTTCAGGCTGCTTTGCAACTAAACCCTGAAGCTTATGTGATAACTTTGGCAGTACTTTGACACATCTTAAAATTACAATTGAATTATTGCTGGAAGGTAACCAATtaagtgtaaataaatataaatcagaCTCGGATGGATGTAATAAAAGGTAAAATCACAGTTGGAACGTCTTACTGCCAGACTGTCAGTCTCCTGCTGTAACCTGACCTGCTATTTTGTGTAATTACTTAGATGGGAGATTATGTGACGCAAATATTAGTCTTCATCACTTGTGCACAAGTCACACTCAATTGAAGGTGTTTACTTGATGCAAATAGAGATATGCTCACAAAAAACATATCTGCTTTATCTTGTAACATATGGAAGACAATATACTATATTGGTCACAAAAACTAGAAGCTTCTGTCCTGCAGAGGGCGCAGTGTGGCTGCTTTTTGTGATTATGAAGAAAAGACTTGCATGGGAACCTGTTTGCTTGTCTCTGCTGCAGTCACAAGGCTTTCCTGCTAATGTCAGTGCCCCAGGCAAGTTAGTACAGAGATGGAGGtgataaataaattgaattacTCCAGTGATGATCCTTATCTCTGCGTGCACCTTCACTAAACATTCTTTTGGCTGACATCCTCTGCTGATCATGCCCAGAGGTTTGATGTTAGTTAATGGTAGTACATTCTCAGGCTCAAAATGTCTTCATCATGAGACCACACACAgtaaagtcaaagaaaaaacaagaaatatgtGGGATAGCTAGATAattaaaagtgatttatttagATATAAAGATGAAACTAACAGTTTTAAGACTGTActaaagaacattaaacatgaCATTTGCTCAAAATAGCCAcagcatgacaaaaaaaaaaccctatcCTACAATGCATACTCCATGTTAGCTTGTAAATACACGTACTCTTGGaaagcagcaacaacaaaatgaTGCAATCAAGAAGCAGCGAACCACTGACGTGACTGGACTCATTAGACAGCTGTGCCCCTCTCCAGATTCTGTTTGATCTCTGCTGTGTATTTGCCATAAAAACGCTCCGCCTTCTTGTTGAATTTGGCATTCCTCTCGTTAATGTAGTCGATGTCTGCGTCGTCGTTGTAGGCCCTGCGCCGGCTGTATTTGGCCCGCTTTTCAATCCTGACAATGACAAATGAAACAACTCATGGAGGATTTTATAAACCATTACGGCCACTGTGCATGTCCTATCCAATAACAATAATTGCCCACAGGCAATAATTAaagttatgtattttaatttgGCAATGAGAGTGGCACTGGAAACCCTAACACACGCACTCAGAGGAAAAAACTGTGGGCTCCTATTCTTGATTTACTGTGTCTTCAAAGCATTGTTGCATATCATACCCAGGCAACTAAATTCTTGTCTAATGCCCCACAGTTGTCTCTAACACAGGCTCTCAAATATAGAGCTCCTTAGGCAAAGACCAGTGATGAAAGGTTAGAGCTTTCTGTATTAAAGACAAAACACTCAGACTTGGATTCAGTATTAAGACTTGCATAGACaagttttatttgttcagaCTGAAGCCAACTCAAATTAACCGAGGGTCGTGGAAAGATAGGCCATCTCTTTTTGGAATCTCTACCAAGCGTGACTTACTGTTTCTCAACATCCTCCACCATGCGGTCTATGCCATCCTTTGTGGGAACATGGGTGCCGTGTATCAGGCTGTTGGACGTGGGGTAGAAATCTTCACCACTGTGGAACACAAGCAAAACAATTagaaatacataattaaatataatCACCATGTTAACACACTTAAACTGACTTTTCTATTCCATCATTGTGATTATGGTCGTCCATTTAGAGATGATGATGTGGCTTCAGGGCACATTGTGATGGTGCATCCTTCGCGCTTCTGCATGTGGCAGCTTTTaagggtggaaaaaaaaacccttcgGGCACTGAATTCTTGACCTTAGCATGGTTGCTCTGTGCATTTACGGTTTCAAAgctttaaattatttctggATTGTTGCAAGTACGTCAACACAAAACCAAAGGCAAATTAAAATCTGTATGACCAAATATATAGAACATGTGAGGAGTGATATCTGGGACGATAACGGCAAGTTAAAGGttacaatttattttacttgaCTTGAAATTTCACAGTTGATATCTTTAAAAGCCAAAATGTGCTTATGGTTCAACTTTACAGGCCTGTTAGTAGAACTAAAAACCTTTACAATGCCAGAGGACATTTCTGTGCATTTTGAGCTGTAGAAGGAAGCTAAACTCACCTTTCCTCTCTTAGCTTCTCGTAGCTTTCCAAGTCTGGTCTGATTTGCTTTGTTAGTCTCTGGTACTGTCGGAATTGGGCCTCAGCGTAACCTGTGTcatcattttgtgtttgtgtgtttgagagagacagagaaggaaaaaaaggagttATAATTAGTGGAACAAACAGCAAGCAGACACGAGGCTCAGCAACACAACCTGCGGCTGGTTAAGGAGGGCTGAAGAGGCAGCTTTCCTCCCATCCTCTCTTGAAGCCCCTCTGGTGATCATTTTCTCTCAGAGGCTTTATTTCAGGGGAGGTTTTGGTGCAACAGATGGCAACCATATTCGGGAGACACAGCAAGTCTTATATCAGCAGATTAAATTAGGAGCTGTTTGAATGACTGGCATCAACACTCTTGCGTGCAGCCAGTATTGATCTCTATTCTGCTACCAGTCAGAACTGAAGCCGTTTCATCTTAACTACCAACTGTTCTCTTTAACAAAGAATCAGGAAACTTCTCAATCACATGTCACAgcacaggaaaacaaaaaagaacagaatGAAAGTGCGCCCCTTATCTCAACATAAACGGTATTAAATTactatttatttactaaatGAACAGACTGAGGTTCTGTGATGTGACAGGAGGGttatccatgccaaaaataaaactgtttgatCTAATCACCGTTTGCTTGAAGGTTGTTTCCTGATATGACTATAAACTCTTACAAAAGGATTCCAAAGTCGATAGACATTAACTGATGTCTGTATCAGTGTGTTAAACAATGTTTAGTAACCATGTTAGATGTGAAAAATCTTTAACTGACAAAGAAATGTTGAATCAGATTAGATCCCTATCAGTTGAAGCTAAATGAGACTGCCGTCTGTAGTCTGTACTTCAAACTGAAGTGACTCTCACAGTGAATAATTGTTAAATTGAATATGTGGCTGGTGACTTGTATAATAAAAAGATGGCATCCTTGTGGTTCCTCCCACTGACAAATGAGTTGCTGAGATTGAGTGCATGCTGGGCTTTTGTGACTTAACCCTTTATGACTGGATGgaacatatatgtgtgtgtgatgtgtgctTGCTTCTACCTTTCAAGCCTGATGCAACATGAACACATTGCCAATATGTCAAATGTTTAAGCCCTAAAATGAATTTTACAGTATGCTTCTATTTGACTCAATTAGATTATAGCATGTTTTTAGTGAACTCTGACCAACTTGCCAAGTGTCTGAAAACACTCCATGGGAATATTTTCAAATAGTACTTAACCAGTGAGACTTGTAGCGTGGTCTTTTCTGCTCTCTCAACATTACAGAAAATTTCCACTGATCAAACCACAAACTTTGACAAAACTGGCCAAGAGGTAAACTGTGAACTTCAAACAGTGTACTATTCAGACATGtagctgcagagaaaacaatCTGGCAAAGAATAAGGGAATTCATGAGGCAGAGACTAGAGAAACTCAGAAGTAGGACAACCTGATAAACATCCAAGATCCAGGATGATGTGACCAAGAAAGATAATCACACCAGccaaaagaacagaaaagatCAAACTGTCACATAAAGCTCTGTTCAGATATGGGAGACTAATTATATCAAGGCAGGAGTATTTACTTGTTAAAGCAATGGCATTCTTTCATTCTTAAATTGatcatagtttaaaaaaaaaaaagtctagctAAACCCTTTTTCATGGGTTAAAGGTAAAAAGTATCCCAAGCCAAACTTCCTTTCTTCAATTAATACCCACCCACCTTTCGGATGGGTGGGTATTAATGCCTTATATGCTTTTTCATAAATAGAacaaaggtttcacaaatcagaaactttgAGTTATTTAATCCACATGCCTTCAGTGCAGATAAACATGCTAAATCTGGCTGTTTTTAAGCAGGACAGGGTCAAATGTGGTCAAATTCCCACAAAAAGAAGTGGAATCACCCTTTGTGGATATCATAAATCACAAGCTAACTTCAGCAATGTCAGGCTGATGTCTCTGAACATTTCTTCATCCATGCTCATCGTCcatgtttaaaaactaaacagcctgatATTATTTATCTCATTTAAATAACAGCATGTCATTCCTGACTACATGGTCGCACATTCACAATTCTCCACCGTCCCgatgtgcaaacacacagacatgtgTGCGCACACACACCCAAGTAAGCACAGTAACTTACACTCTATcctctctttttatttcctttcaaaAACCCTATAACATTGTAGATCTGGCACAGTGTTGGAATACTTTAGCCCTGCTTATTAAactaaaaagttaaactaaaaagaaatgttctaagaggaaaagaaagtagCAGTACAGTTAAATTGTTACAACCCTATACACATGCTACTGTCAGCATATTCATATTCAGAAGGGTGTTCCTGAAATTGCTTTGGATTTATTGGCTTTTTGAATGGTGCCTTGAGTCTGAATGGACAGTTACTGCATGTAGTGACAGTAATAGATGTATGTTGCTTGATTTGACCTGCTGAGATTGTTGTCATGATTTGTTAATGAAGTTAAGTAGCTGGGTGCTCATTAGACACGTCAAcagttaaaatacaaaacaacccAGATATAATTAGTGCAC comes from Melanotaenia boesemani isolate fMelBoe1 chromosome 20, fMelBoe1.pri, whole genome shotgun sequence and encodes:
- the rsrp1 gene encoding arginine/serine-rich protein 1 isoform X1 — protein: MAKRPDSEMAQARQTDGLNVIFDQESPSSARSRSRSTSGSGSSSSRSGHYRGGRRGRHRSSSSSSSHTSSSSTSSSRTRSRSRPRCHRRSSRCGCVDHGRYSRGHRRSPPRRYRAHSRSYSRSASRDRYTRHGRSYRSRSRSRSRSSGRWSRYRRPMSHFRSTFSRSPSRAYRGRSRSRSPGHSVSLSVNEKRKLLEAAKVNAMNIMGVEKLELPESVKPILSEQSESRRLSPEPINGVRQGSKKTKPQDTEEDPEESSPKRSPRGKIAFSINNSVAKPTVVGPSSAKVTPRVDSYESRKPYGHWIPIGSGQTSSACKRT
- the rsrp1 gene encoding arginine/serine-rich protein 1 isoform X2, whose protein sequence is MAKRPDSEMAQARQTDGLNVIFDQESPSSARSRSRSTSGSGSSSSRSGHYRGGRRGRHRSSSSSSSHTSSSSTSSSRTRSRSRPRCHRRSSRCGCVDHGRYSRGHRRSPPRRYRAHSRSYSRSASRDRAYRGRSRSRSPGHSVSLSVNEKRKLLEAAKVNAMNIMGVEKLELPESVKPILSEQSESRRLSPEPINGVRQGSKKTKPQDTEEDPEESSPKRSPRGKIAFSINNSVAKPTVVGPSSAKVTPRVDSYESRKPYGHWIPIGSGQTSSACKRT
- the rsrp1 gene encoding arginine/serine-rich protein 1 isoform X3 translates to MAKRPDSEMAQARQTDGLNVIFDQESPSSARSRSRSTSGSGSSSSRSGHYRGGRRGRHRSSSSSSSHTSSSSTSSSRTRSRSRPRCHRRSSRCGCVDHGRYSRGHRRSPPRRYRAHSRSYSRSASRDRYTRHGRSYRSRSRSRSRSSGRWSRYRRPMSHFRSTFSRSPSRAYRGRSRSRSPGHSVSLSVNEKRKLLEAAKVNAMNIMGVEKLELPESVKPILSEQSESRRLSPEPINGVRQGSKKTKPQIT